The following coding sequences lie in one Rhodothermales bacterium genomic window:
- a CDS encoding RsmB/NOP family class I SAM-dependent RNA methyltransferase encodes MKALEALPEAFLERFERIIPATDLRRALRSFITDKRTAFRVNTLVTDVVSVIVSLDREGLHAEPVPWSVDGFSVASDRRDELLSSAAYHRREIYIQNPSSMVPPLVLAPMPDEEILDLTAAPGSKTHQMACMMGNTGRITAVESARPRYYKLRENMRLHAAENVRPFFQDGTLTWRHRPEYFDRVLLDAPCSSEG; translated from the coding sequence ATGAAGGCTCTGGAGGCCCTCCCGGAAGCCTTTCTGGAGCGTTTTGAGCGGATCATTCCTGCCACGGATCTCAGGCGCGCGCTCCGCTCTTTCATCACAGACAAGCGAACTGCGTTTCGTGTCAACACTCTAGTCACGGACGTCGTATCAGTGATCGTATCCCTCGACAGGGAGGGCCTTCATGCCGAACCGGTTCCGTGGAGTGTGGACGGTTTCTCCGTGGCATCCGACCGTCGCGACGAGCTGCTGTCCAGCGCTGCCTATCATCGTCGCGAAATCTACATCCAGAATCCATCAAGCATGGTTCCGCCTCTGGTACTGGCGCCGATGCCGGATGAAGAGATCCTCGATCTGACGGCCGCCCCCGGAAGCAAGACGCACCAGATGGCATGTATGATGGGCAATACCGGACGGATCACAGCTGTCGAATCTGCCCGGCCGCGCTACTACAAACTGCGTGAGAACATGCGGCTGCATGCCGCGGAGAATGTGCGGCCATTCTTTCAGGACGGAACCCTCACGTGGCGCCATCGCCCCGAGTACTTTGATCGCGTCCTGCTCGATGCTCCGTGCTCAAGTGAGGG